The proteins below come from a single Stomoxys calcitrans chromosome 1, idStoCalc2.1, whole genome shotgun sequence genomic window:
- the LOC131996349 gene encoding uncharacterized protein LOC131996349: MSLAHTPPPAQNRPRSENQTQDSNLDQSLPLGQDEASGFTASLFAGQENQSVSSVCPLCGEIMNEKIECLILVRCHHAFHRACIENYLLNQSECPVCRQSCDLSDLQKISLHKKSVKPQSKPRGAMAKQYHTRSMSRNLAFENLEQTPLLDSSPKEATGHPPTTRPNNRTTRVLENSASNTTTNFP, encoded by the coding sequence ATGTCTTTGGCACATACGCCACCACCTGCTCAGAACAGACCACGGTCTGAAAACCAGACACAGGATTCGAACTTAGACCAATCTTTGCCATTGGGACAAGATGAAGCTTCTGGTTTTACTGCCTCTTTATTTGCGGGCCAAGAAAATCAATCTGTTAGTTCAGTTTGCCCCCTTTGTGGCGAAATTATGAATGAGAAGATAGAATGTCTTATCTTAGTTCGTTGCCACCATGCATTTCATAGAGCAtgtattgaaaattatttattgaaTCAGAGCGAGTGTCCGGTTTGTAGACAGTCATGTGACCTGTCCGATTTGCAAAAGATATCTTTACATAAGAAAAGTGTCAAACCCCAGAGTAAGCCTCGTGGTGCAATGGCGAAACAATATCACACGAGAAGCATGAGCAGAAATTTAGCTTTTGAGAATTTAGAGCAAACACCTTTACTAGACTCAAGTCCAAAGGAAGCAACAGGACATCCACCTACCACTCGCCCGAATAATCGTACAACTAGAGTCCTAGAAAATTCTGCTTCAAATACCACAACTAATTTCCCGTAG